In Debaryomyces hansenii CBS767 chromosome A complete sequence, a genomic segment contains:
- a CDS encoding DEHA2D06424p (similar to uniprot|P40318 Saccharomyces cerevisiae YIL030C SSM4 Protein involved in mRNA turnover): protein MSEVENNCRVCRGEGTPSQPLLHPCKCRGSIKYIHQDCLLEWLKHSNKSTKKCDICNTPYKFRTIYDPQMPERIPIKYIWGKFIEVISSTTIKSLSIFLYITCLIIQVPLFWKFMGRIATWAIDGTLPTANPTFIDALIFGELDFSNYDIPTSTAKILLFKIRKFVDYTYFSGIRYILMYVIIHLALFVEHEWVVRDEGYTKLLLRKIGKEPRAKLVDMLQQALSGLRNDGEAGNADATANVQRLETIARAINDLQEQPNNGQHEELLRRAIEQDDRQNNEDENVENVNLNIFNHENETQNEDENQNENDDEARQDVRDPTDDDMESNDERRTIYLRPEGEQQQAQQNQVEGLFHEERDEEQRGIRNDNVADIFDQANERIDQNDLFEQNPFDEVNDMNMDEAEDDLNGGGGDILQLLGMSLNLSSPIFLMIMCDVIICIYLFVTYLFPHMLGSLFVTTTGITLGLLNSFVLKRFYPSSLIQKFTSIIFTENDKIAKTGNDFLDFTLFTVFEVIVKPVSSTFHRLIIDHDLSQPTLIERIILLTIGYSIIAFVVYKFMNSLISGTKPVMGTPRKLYKILFEVASTTKVFIIFAIEIFFFPVYCGWLLDFCIAPILLSHFSSISDDGSVTFTILLSSELEILQIHYIRVVLYWLSGTLYMLFFALFIGMIRGQVLRPGVLFFIRSPDDPNARLIHDALMKPLMLQLSRIYLSAKVYTGFILIGIGGVTWGLRYLVTPPKEVSHNVMLPLQIPSVMSVAITCIAVGDIILNKSLITTYCQSYWTRIFEISAHKLRLSHFILGKPIAQERGYIVYRNTFHKLLGFSQPDYSNPVTYRDALRIFKTDSSVNACFVPDGNYVRAPDNDTVTRKFIKKLFVSVTKDDKLLSTNETEDSNKNGYESDSDDDEINTDDAYTIVYRPPNFKMRCLGLICMLWLFSVVLILGIVFVGLIIGRPIIKAFTMLLDLTITSEQSLDIYNTIFTLTEFDWRLADISSIFIGIKFELAILKFIDDRIKSPADTGVNNEVNVEGNGEERNNEQGVMAFGRNFVPRFGQVIIASFLVYSLSSVLWILWVLSVHKFCIDLPLRMYTDNIYYSDDNPGHVLMEFLFTKTAMMLHFIVGFWTIVPFCLYFTVDLRNGMLNGLGIRDSIWNSGLSTILINFGIVHVPAISYTLFKHRQESFDSIILEGNDAYIWCVALICFIAIKLITGGSKLLIKINEQVKNERYVKGRAIENIDIPDEE from the coding sequence ATGTCAGAGGTGGAGAATAATTGTCGAGTTTGTCGAGGTGAAGGTACACCTTCCCAACCTTTACTACATCCGTGCAAGTGCCGTGGATCTATCAAGTATATCCACCAGGATTGTTTGCTAGAATGGTTGAAACattctaataaatctaCTAAGAAGTGTGATATTTGTAACACTCCATATAAATTCCGGACTATTTATGACCCACAAATGCCAGAACGGATTccaattaaatatatttggggaaaatttattgaagttatttCGTCGACTACCATCAAAAGTTTGTCAATTTTCCTCTACATCACTTGTCTTATAATCCAAGTTCCATTATTTTGGAAGTTTATGGGACGTATTGCGACTTGGGCAATTGATGGAACTTTACCAACAGCGAATCCGACTTTTATAGACGCTTTAATATTTGGTGAGTTAGATTTTCTGAATTATGATATACCAACGAGTACGGCAAAGATCTTATTGTTtaaaataagaaaatttgTCGATTATACCTACTTCAGTGGAATTCGTTATATACTAATGTATGTAATCATTCATTTGGCATTATTTGTTGAGCATGAATGGGTCGTGAGAGACGAGGGTTATACCAAACTTTTGCTTCGAAAAATTGGTAAGGAACCCAGAGCTAAATTGGTCGATATGTTGCAACAGGCTTTATCAGGATTAAGAAACGATGGTGAGGCAGGTAATGCTGATGCAACTGCGAATGTACAGAGATTGGAAACGATCGCAAGAGCAATAAATGATTTACAAGAGCAACCTAATAATGGCCAacatgaagaattattaagaaGAGCAATTGAACAAGATGACAGACAAAATAACGAAGACgaaaatgttgaaaatgTGAATCTCAACATATTTAATCATGAGAATGAAACTcagaatgaagatgaaaatcagaatgagaatgatgatgaagccAGACAGGATGTAAGAGATCCAACCGATGATGACATGGAACTGAATGACGAAAGAAGAACTATTTATTTACGTCCTGAAGGCGAACAACAACAGGCCCAGCAAAATCAAGTAGAAGGACTTTTTCATGAAGAGCGCGATGAAGAACAAAGAGGAATAAGGAATGATAACGTAGCTGACATTTTTGACCAAGctaatgaaagaattgatcaaaatgACTTGTTTGAGCAAAATCCATTTGACGAAGTTAATGATATGAATATGGATGAAGCCGAAGATGATTTGAATGGCGGAGGGGGCgatattttgcaacttttaGGTATGAGCTTGAATTTGAGTAGTCCAATTTTTCTTATGATTATGTGTGatgttattatttgcataTACCTATTCGTGacatatttatttccaCATATGTTAGGTAGTTTATTTGTAACAACTACAGGAATAACGTTAGGTTTATTGAATTCCTTTGTGTTGAAACGGTTTTACCCATCATCTTTGATACAAAAATTTACTTCCATCATATTTACTGAGAATGacaaaattgcaaaaacgGGCAatgattttcttgattttacTTTGTTCACGGTCTTTGAAGTTATAGTCAAACCAGTATCGTCTACATTTCATCGGTTAATAATTGATCATGATCTATCACAACCTACATTAATAGAAAGGATTATTTTGTTGACAATTGGTTACAGCATTATTGCTTTTGttgtttataaatttatgaACAGTTTAATTTCAGGAACTAAGCCAGTAATGGGTACGCCAAGGAAGctttataaaattttatttgagGTAGCATCGACTACAAAAGTGTTCATTATATTTgctattgaaatattctttttccCAGTATATTGTGGTTGGCTATTAGATTTCTGTATTGCCCCAATCTTATTGTCTCACTTTTCCAGTATTAGTGATGATGGATCCGTTACTTTTACTATTTTATTATCGTCTGAATTGGAAATTCtccaaattcattatatccGCGTTGTTTTGTATTGGTTACTGGGAACCCTTTATATGCTTTTCtttgcattatttattggaatGATTAGGGGCCAAGTTTTGCGTCCGGGTGTTTTGTTCTTTATAAGATCGCCAGATGACCCGAATGCTAGATTGATTCACGACGCATTAATGAAACCATTAATGTTGCAATTGTCACGCATATATTTAAGTGCTAAGGTTTATACTGGATTTATCTTAATAGGAATAGGGGGCGTTACATGGGGCTTAAGATATTTGGTAACTCCACCAAAGGAAGTTTCTCACAACGTTATGTTACCATTGCAAATACCTTCTGTTATGTCAGTTGCTATTACATGTATTGCTGTGGGTGATATCATTCTAAATAAGTCTTTGATCACGACTTATTGTCAGTCATATTGGACAAGgatctttgaaatatcgGCTCACAAATTGCGTTTATCACATTTTATTTTGGGAAAACCAATAGCCCAAGAACGTGGGTATATTGTTTACAGGAATACCTTCCATAAATTACTAGGCTTTTCACAACCAGACTACTCAAACCCAGTTACATATAGAGATGCTTTACGCATATTTAAGACAGATAGCCTGGTGAATGCTTGTTTTGTTCCCGATGGTAATTATGTAAGAGCACCAGATAATGATACTGTTACAAGGAAGTtcataaaaaaattatttgtatCTGTCACTAAGGACGACAAGCTATTATCTACCAATGAAACCGAagattctaataaaaatgGATACGAGTCTGATTCAGATGACGATGAGATTAACACCGATGATGCATACACAATTGTGTATAGACCTCCAAATTTTAAGATGAGATGTCTTGGATTGATTTGCATGTTGTGGTTGTTCTCTGTTGTATTGATATTAGGGATTGTGTTTGTAGGCTTGATAATCGGAAGGCCAATTATCAAAGCATTTACCATGTTGTTAGACCTTACAATTACATCTGAACAATCTTTGGATATCTACAATACGATTTTCACTCTAACTGAATTTGACTGGAGATTGGCCGATATATCGTCTATTTTTATTGGGATCAAATTCGAGCTAgcaatattgaaattcattGATGACAGAATTAAACTGCCAGCTGATACTGGAGTCAACAATGAAGTAAATGTTGAAGGAAACGgtgaagaaagaaataacGAACAAGGGGTAATGGCATTTGGTAGAAATTTTGTTCCTAGGTTTGGACAAGTAATAATTGCGTCATTCCTAGTTTATTCATTGTCATCAGTTTTATGGATTTTATGGGTTTTATCAGTTCACAAATTTTGTATTGATTTACCATTAAGAATGTATACTGACAACATATATTATAGTGATGATAATCCGGGACATGTGTTAATGGAATTTTTATTCACCAAAACTGCAATGATGTTGCATTTTATTGTTGGATTTTGGACAATTGTTCCATTCTGCTTATATTTCACAGTAGATTTGAGGAATGGCATGTTAAATGGGTTGGGAATCAGAGACTCTATTTGGAATTCTGGTTTAAGCACAATTTTAATCAACTTCGGAATTGTCCATGTGCCAGCCATATCATACACCCTATTTAAACATCGTCAAGAATCGtttgattcaataataCTAGAAGGAAATGATGCATACATCTGGTGCGTTGCTTTGATATGCTTCATAgctattaaattaattactGGGGGAAGCAAGTTACTTATCAAGATCAACGAACAAGTGAAAAACGAAAGATACGTCAAGGGAAGAGCtatagaaaatattgatatacCAGATGAAGAGTGA
- a CDS encoding DEHA2D06446p (weakly similar to uniprot|P11747 Saccharomyces cerevisiae YML098W TAF13 TFIID subunit) has protein sequence MWCFFARMSFNTQPPITNTKRRRKQRLFTRDIEQLLYSLGDGPYTSDQTVNALEETLVTYLSELCHTTLQFARNQGRSRVKIDDFPFALRNDPYKLSRLEYIINQSQKIEKAKKIFDDKNVVSNLSATEKDNDDNDDDNNKHKDEQSIPKKKKRKVTGNVTLRQQDEGSDEN, from the coding sequence ATGTGGTGCTTCTTTGCAAGAATGTCGTTCAATACACAGCCACCTATAACTAATACAAAGAGGAGAAGGAAGCAACGTCTTTTCACTAGAGATATTGAGCAATTATTATACTCGTTGGGGGATGGACCTTACACCTCTGACCAAACAGTGAATGCCTTGGAAGAGACATTAGTGACATATCTCAGCGAGTTATGTCATACGACTTTACAATTTGCTAGAAACCAAGGAAGATCTAGAGTTAAGATTGATGATTTTCCGTTTGCTTTAAGAAATGACCCATATAAGTTATCAAGGTTggaatatattataaatcaaagtcaaaaaattgaaaaagcgaagaagatatttgatgataagAACGTAGTATCCAACTTAAGTGCTACTGAGAAAGATAATGACgataatgatgacgataataataaacataAAGACGAGCAATCTATTCctaagaagaagaagagaaaggTTACGGGAAACGTAACACTAAGGCAGCAAGATGAAGGGTCTGATGAGAACTAA
- a CDS encoding DEHA2D06468p (weakly similar to uniprot|P53178 Saccharomyces cerevisiae YGL047W ALG13 Essential protein required for the second step of dolichyl-linked oligosaccharide synthesis), with translation MTSVLFTSGATVTFRELIEVITSYDFIVETIIGNGITRMIVQYGNEIETGTQKHVSEEFYRQCVEDKELKQSLQLEVVSGSQNDSNVVTYRSNKYRGFEMVVFPFSNDIGSFISESDVVISHAGTGSIIDTLRLEKPLIVVTNDKLMNKHQEEVADELVKLGCCRKMTIEDMKSSQLKDCISEILSGPETFNKLPECSTTEVEGIIYHELVK, from the coding sequence ATGACAAGCGTATTGTTTACAAGCGGTGCCACCGTGACTTTCAGGGAATTAATTGAGGTGATTACAAGCTATGATTTTATAGTGGAGACTATCATTGGAAATGGGATTACCAGAATGATAGTCCAGTACGGCAATGAAATCGAAACCGGCACGCAGAAACATGTCagtgaagaattttatagGCAATGCGTAGAAGATAAGGAATTGAAGCAGCTGCTTCAATTGGAGGTGGTGCTGGGGTCCCAAAACGATAGCAATGTGGTTACTTATCGCTCGAATAAGTATCGTGGGTTTGAGATGGTGGTTTTCCCATTTTCGAACGATATTGGCCTGTTCATATCCGAATCCGACGTGGTCATTTCCCATGCAGGCACTGGCTCAATTATAGATACATTACGATTGGAAAAGCCTCTTATCGTGGTCACCAATGATAAGTTGATGAACAAGCATCAGGAGGAAGTGGCCGATGAATTGGTGAAGTTGGGATGCTGTAGGAAAATGACGATAGAAGATATGAAGCTGAGTCAATTGAAGGACTGCATCTCTGAAATTTTGTCCGGGCCGGAAACCTTCAATAAACTACCGGAATGTAGTACCACCGAAGTCGAAGGTATCATATACCATGAGCTAGTAAAGTAA
- a CDS encoding DEHA2D06490p (similar to uniprot|Q04545 Saccharomyces cerevisiae YML081W), translating into MDTQRSSTSSNKSPNSSASTPQSASGLASGATQPIPKKSQQIKTDKPRPHICSICTRAFARLEHLKRHERSHTNEKPFQCAVCGRCFARRDLVLRHQQKLHGSLPNIMRRGSSKDMDINEHVIVLTNNTDANAPLPASLNSDGSLALSNGINSLSPGQSQLFSPPKSNEYGGPNNANNVNMSSANNNANQSSQHQQGQLRTSLFNHLNSYTLKSQMGNNQYPGATNNGTVIPSPIPTNSNHNTPPNLAHQNTNTSLPNVTQQPSPQAGDSPNKHTKQYSNIPPHLRQQQSQYRHASFSASSATSYTNVKDSLDISQNNTIAEAPEQVEFATPQLSAMDMHSKRLISELDLHSLGLDIDNIDSLDLGHNTHHPAFNQLPHSSTHASKPIPKDSSYAEQELIAAHQFQNPNHPHHIKGTTPIDPDMYAPNDANMMQHMLQMNGINSEASFENLPSLPKYGARAGFALNSAVIQEKQKRKSNSTTNSTDRKRLKTDISIQSGDDWLEDMINAPFASTFFPASYHAGFEDSVDFVPGQIDDISSLFRARQVDLQQINPSNYKIKDENESDINVAFSINDSHSNFITEELRNRIILVSNLSNLQFPSLEELNSYMKLYEKEFNKFFPFIHLPSLKNPMVDCFENIPLLLAMGTIGALYSYHDNNSLLLFNLSKSQIQQFFEKEVTTKHLELRKIPLIVHQCLILHIFIAMFLNEPDMVDITSKQMKSMVGLIKSTDFNKPLERFLVPPSQFDKKDPGSIQSNFDYFIMAQSRVRTLNCFYMLEVFRTSLIRVPIQFSALNVSCGTHCLNENLWRSNDSSQWVNQLTNNTQPLIDLSNGESLQSMIGDLNNHYHDTKISFYGLLSLLMYIHEQIHTEVLKYKQFNSTLWRLNSRPRLESLIKSWESIFIKNGGILVVNGHNNHLLNANNEFKIILPLYSLAKINICMNITPIMERVLYKDWNGMNQAILSLDDDKEALKECVLYSTEILSLWTHNVSIVDDSKRTSLRTPVFFVTCVFASVMIISHYLYSMEETKAQGLSPSKKSLWMKCETLLQAAEKVLPPIGDTKNYSEFLKNQFAGVSSSDINTTKKLISSNSNEGTIIASIKKSKLSVKCLYLGLHMLADTSIWPLAIGFAEALKNRATYITNRK; encoded by the coding sequence ATGGATACGCAGAGAAGTTCAACTTCTAGTAATAAGTCGCCCAATTCATCGGCATCCACTCCACAATCAGCTAGCGGTTTAGCATCAGGGGCTACTCAGCCGATACCGAAGAAGTCACAGCAGATTAAAACTGATAAACCGAGACCGCatatttgttcaatatGTACGAGGGCGTTTGCGAGATTGGAACACTTGAAACGACACGAGAGGTCACATACGAACGAGAAACCGTTCCAATGTGCTGTTTGTGGACGGTGTTTTGCCAGAAGAGACTTGGTGTTGAGACATCAACAGAAATTGCATGGCAGTTTGCCTAATATCATGCGCCGGGGTTCATCGAAGGACATGGACATCAACGAACACGTTATTGTGTTGACCAACAATACGGATGCAAATGCACCGCTTCCAGCTTCTTTGAACCTGGACGGATCGTTGGCTTTATCCAACGGTATAAATTCGTTGTCTCCGGGGCAGTCGCAGCTTTTTTCACCACCCAAAAGTAACGAATATGGGGGACCAAATAATGCGAATAACGTTAACATGAGCAGCgctaataataatgcgAACCAGAGCAGCCAGCATCAACAGGGACAGCTTCGgacttcattatttaacCACCTTAATTCATACACCTTGAAGTCGCAAATGGGTAATAACCAGTACCCGGGTGCCACTAACAATGGAACGGTTATACCATCGCCGATTCCGACAAACTCGAATCACAACACCCCTCCTAATTTGGCCCACCAGAATACGAACACTTCGCTTCCAAATGTTACCCAACAGCCATCACCTCAAGCTGGTGATTCTCCTAACAAGCATACGAAGCAATATAGTAATATTCCTCCTCATTTACGCCAACAACAATCCCAATATCGCCATGCGTCATTCTCGGCATCTTCAGCAACATCATATACTAATGTGAAGGATTCTCTTGATATTCTGCAAAATAACACTATTGCTGAAGCACCAGAGCAGGTAGAGTTTGCGACTCCTCAGTTATCGGCAATGGACATGCATTCGAAGCGTTTAATATCTGAGTTGGATTTACATTCATTGGGTCTTGATATTGACAATATAGACAGTCTTGATTTAGGACATAATACGCATCATCCAGCTTTTAATCAATTGCCTCATAGTTCAACTCATGCTTCAAAACCAATTCCAAAGGACTCATCTTATGCGGAGCAGGAGCTTATCGCTGCCCATCAGTTTCAAAATCCAAACCATCCGCATCATATTAAAGGTACAACTCCTATAGATCCTGATATGTATGCACCAAATGATGCTAATATGATGCAACATATGCTACAGATGAATGGTATTAATAGCGAAGCAAGTTTTGAGAATTTGCCAAGTTTACCTAAATATGGTGCTCGTGCTGGATTTGCTTTGAATAGTGCAGTAATACAGGAAAAACAAAAGAGGAAGAGCAATTCTACAACGAATTCAACAGATCGTAAAAGATTGAAGACGGATATCAGTATTCAATCTGGAGACGATTGGTTAGAGGATATGATTAACGCTCCATTTGCATCAACATTTTTTCCGGCGTCGTACCATGCTGGATTTGAAGATTCTGTTGACTTTGTGCCCGGCCAGATTGATGATatctcttcattatttagaGCAAGACAAGTTGACTTACAACAAATTAATCcttcaaattataaaattaaagacGAAAATGAATCTGATATCAACGTTGCCTTTAGTATAAATGATTCACATTCTAATTTTATAACCGAGGAATTGCGTAATCGCATCATTTTAGTCAGTaacttatcaaatttaCAATTTCCTTCATTAGAAGAGCTAAACTCATATATGAAATTATATGAgaaagaattcaataagttcTTTCCATTCATTCATTTACCTTCTTTAAAAAACCCAATGGTTGATTGTTTTGAGAACATTCCATTATTGCTTGCAATGGGAACTATAGGTGCGTTATATTCTTATCACGACAATAATTCTTTGcttttatttaatttatctaaatcgcagattcaacaattttttgaaaaagagGTTACAACGAAGCATTTAGAACTCAGGAAGATACCACTAATTGTCCATCAATGCTTAATATTACACATTTTCATTGCAATGTTTTTAAATGAGCCTGACATGGTTGATATTACATCGAAGCAAATGAAATCCATGGTGGGATTAATTAAGTCAACAGACTTCAATAAACCGTTGGAAAGATTCTTGGTTCCGCCATCGCAATTTGATAAGAAGGACCCAGGCAGTATTCAAAGCAATTTCGATTATTTCATAATGGCTCAATCGCGGGTGCGTACCCTTAATTGCTTTTATATGCTTGAAGTGTTCAGAACCTCGCTAATTAGGGTACCAATCCAGTTTTCTGCATTAAATGTTAGCTGCGGTACTCATTGtttgaatgaaaatttatgGAGAAGTAATGATTCAAGTCAATGGGTAAACCAATTAACAAATAACACTCAACCATTGATTGATTTGAGTAATGGGGAATCGTTACAATCAATGATCGGTGATTTGAACAATCACTATCATGATACTAAAATATCTTTCTACGGCttgttatcattattaatgtATATCCATGAGCAAATTCATACAGAGGTATTGAAGTATaaacaattcaattctaCTTTATGGAGATTAAACTCCAGACCACGTTTAGAATCCCTAATTAAGTCCTGGGAgtcaatttttattaagAACGGAGGGATTTTAGTTGTTAATGGCCACAATAATCACTTGCtaaatgcaaataatgaattcaagattattttGCCTCTTTATTCGCTTGCGAAAATAAACATATGTATGAATATAACCCCGATAATGGAAAGGGTATTGTATAAAGATTGGAATGGTATGAACCAAGCTATATTGTCATTAGATGACGATAAGGAAGCATTGAAAGAATGTGTCTTGTACTCGACCGAAATTTTGTCGTTATGGACGCACAATGTTTCGATAGTTGATGATTCAAAGCGGACATCTTTAAGAACACCAGTTTTCTTTGTTACGTGCGTATTTGCTTCAGTCATGATTATATCCCACTATTTGTATTCTATGGAAGAAACAAAAGCTCAAGGTTTAAGTCCATCTAAAAAGAGTCTCTGGATGAAGTGCGAAACCTTATTACAAGCGGCTGAAAAGGTGTTACCACCTATAGGTGACACCAAGAACTATTCAGAGTTTCTTAAAAACCAATTTGCTGGAGTGTCACTGTCGGATATTAATACtacaaagaaattgatatcttcaaattcaaatgaagGTACAATTATTGCATCCATTAAGAAGTCCAAATTATCCGTTAAATGCTTATATTTGGGTTTACATATGTTGGCAGATACGTCAATATGGCCCTTGGCAATAGGATTCGCGGAAGCGCTTAAGAATAGAGCGACATATATCACAAATCGTAAATAG
- a CDS encoding DEHA2D06512p (similar to uniprot|P53759 Saccharomyces cerevisiae YML080W DUS1 Dihydrouridine synthase) produces MTFETKMKGRQLYDAIGQPKTIVAPMVDQSELAWRILSRRYGADLCYTPMFHARLFATEEKYRNNMWSELDGDKEKDRPLIVQFCANDSDYLLKAAKFVEDKCDAVDLNLGCPQGIAKKGNYGAFLMDDWDLVYKLIKNLHDNLKCPVTAKIRVYDDWEKSLEYAKLVLNAGAQFITIHGRTRDMKGQATGLANWEILKYLKDNLPKDQVFFANGNILYPSDLERCTNVVRCDAVMSAEGNLYNPGVFWTKSDDIDKQFARVDRMLREYFEIVKSCPGEASKHSMKAHFFKLLHAFLSVHTELRPVIGRTSVHANIDDWEAIVVKVEEIVAKIYEQSNIVELDVITVGEVQTWGGAYKTIPYWRCQPYFRKVNGEKQNTRVLKVAADRSQKNAVEQNRSEIAGKRKADDELQVDDRKRIDTTA; encoded by the coding sequence ATGACTTTTGAAACGAAGATGAAAGGCCGCCAATTATATGATGCAATCGGCCAACCTAAGACAATAGTAGCGCCAATGGTTGACCAATCCGAATTGGCATGGAGAATATTGTCAAGAAGATATGGTGCTGATTTATGTTATACTCCAATGTTCCATGCACGTTTATTTGCAactgaagaaaaatatcgCAATAACATGTGGTCAGAACTAGATGGAGATAAAGAGAAAGATAGACCTTTGATTGTACAATTCTGTGCTAATGATTCGGATTACTTGTTGAAAGCAGCTAAGTTTGTGGAAGATAAATGTGATGCTGTTGACTTGAATTTGGGATGTCCACAAGGAATCGCTAAAAAAGGGAATTATGGTGCATTTTTAATGGATGATTGGGATTTAGTCtataaattgataaagaatttgcatgataatttgaaatgtCCTGTGACTGCAAAAATAAGAGTTTATGATGATTGGGAAAAATCATTGGAATATGCCAAACTTGTGTTGAATGCTGGTGCGCAATTCATCACAATCCATGGTAGAACCAGGGATATGAAAGGCCAAGCAACAGGTTTAGCAAATTgggaaatattgaaatatttgaaagataaCTTGCCTAAAGACCAAGTATTTTTTGCAAACggtaatattttatatccGTCCGATCTTGAAAGGTGTACAAACGTTGTTCGATGTGATGCCGTTATGTCAGCTGAAGGAAACTTATATAATCCAGGGGTTTTCTGGACCAAATCAGACGACATAGATAAACAGTTTGCAAGAGTTGACAGGATGTTACGggaatattttgaaatagtTAAAAGCTGTCCTGGCGAAGCATCTAAACACTCGATGAAGGCCCACTTTTTCAAGTTATTGCATGCGTTTTTAAGTGTACATACAGAATTAAGACCAGTGATTGGAAGAACAAGTGTTCATGCCAACATTGACGATTGGGAAGCGATTGTGGTTAAAGTCGAAGAAATTGTGGCCAAGATTTACGAACAGTCGAATATTGTCGAACTAGACGTAATTACAGTGGGAGAAGTTCAGACCTGGGGTGGGGCATATAAAACCATTCCGTATTGGAGATGCCAACCGTATTTTAGAAAAGTTAACGGTGAGAAGCAAAATACAAGAGTTTTAAAGGTTGCTGCGGATAGAAGCCAAAAGAATGCGGTGGAGCAAAATCGCAGTGAAATCGCTGGTAAAAGGAAGGCTGATGACGAACTTCAAGTCGATGACAGAAAGAGAATAGACACAACTGCATAA
- a CDS encoding DEHA2D06534p (similar to uniprot|Q12354 Saccharomyces cerevisiae YLR118C) → MSQLIPAVRVAATAKPAKSAIIFVHGLGDSGSGWSWFPQLAKQSNIIKNCDSINYVFPNAPLMPITANGGYVMPGWFDIYEFGNPEAKQDIDGFHKSCETLKSLIKEQIDNHDIPADKIIIGGFSQGAAVSLATVALLDFKVGGVVALSGFSPIKESLPQIMNKANLETPIFQGHGTADPIVNFDFGKQTSELYQKLGFKNVKFHTYPGVAHSASEEELADAMNFIDDVLKK, encoded by the coding sequence ATGTCACAATTAATTCCAGCTGTTAGAGTAGCTGCAACCGCTAAACCAGCCAAAAGTGCTATTATCTTCGTCCACGGATTAGGTGATAGTGGTTCTGGATGGTCATGGTTCCCACAATTAGCAAAACAAAGcaatattataaaaaaCTGCGATTCTATTAACTATGTGTTTCCTAATGCTCCATTGATGCCAATCACAGCAAATGGTGGATACGTTATGCCAGGGTGGTTTGACATTTACGAATTCGGTAACCCAGAAGCCAAGCAAGACATCGATGGTTTTCACAAGAGTTGTGAAACTTTAAAAAGCCTTATTAAGGAACAGATTGACAACCACGATATTCCAGCTgacaaaattataataggTGGATTTTCGCAAGGAGCAGCAGTTTCTTTAGCCACTGTTGCATTATTGGACTTCAAGGTCGGGGGTGTTGTAGCTTTATCGGGGTTCTCTCCAATTAAAGAAAGTCTTCcacaaataatgaataagGCTAACCTCGAAACCCCAATCTTCCAGGGTCATGGTACTGCTGATCCTATTGTTAATTTTGACTTTGGTAAGCAAACTAGTGAACTTTATCAAAAGCTAGGATTCAAAAATGTTAAGTTCCACACATATCCAGGAGTTGCACACAGTGCaagtgaagaagaattggcTGATGCCATGAACTTTATCGATGATGTGCTTAAGAAATAG